From the Bacillus carboniphilus genome, one window contains:
- a CDS encoding helix-turn-helix domain-containing protein — MVLSFKRQRSKFGKFLDKNSIQQQEISKISGVSRSVVSRLSIEKDYNPTVRNANKIIKSLRKEGYNVDLDDFWT; from the coding sequence ATGGTACTAAGTTTTAAAAGGCAGCGGTCTAAATTCGGAAAGTTTCTTGATAAAAATTCAATCCAACAACAGGAGATCAGTAAGATTAGCGGAGTGAGTCGGAGTGTTGTAAGTCGCCTATCCATTGAAAAGGACTATAATCCAACGGTTAGAAACGCTAATAAGATAATAAAGTCACTTAGAAAAGAAGGCTACAACGTTGATTTAGACGATTTCTGGACGTAA